From Luteitalea sp., the proteins below share one genomic window:
- a CDS encoding glycosyltransferase, with protein sequence MTGPSVSLILHAARWPARDRLEALRTLVEQAVGHTVDVIRAHDDPQQPRGAAARMNDAAREARGTWLLFADPAFEWTAADLAVLTAATRIKAEPHLLVLAPAHRSPASGSGSLDDSASSGAQAPQTAGRRRGTAEAQADPIRRLCDAYVDTVAGVAHRALLDPPLWTMSRHTFDLLSGLDERMWSVGVVADLAARARARGIVVRTVGPMGRQTGPDAYPLAAHVRDFLTWRNPLITAAKTMSRDELAAVVATKTTAALLTAWRAAGIDAGDLRFGGQWGRESLLSRVQARIGGVPPSMPWPEDEAATAIPLLALHSFMDELAGEASGVRDQASGVSNVGPTFRSGDADNGEQSDDDESRTLRPPDLKVGPTRARETLAARVPTAPSSESPLRPRVSVIVVNWNGHEYLRDCYGSLRESDYPEDRLELICVDNGSTDESRALLGQEFPDVRLVPLPENRGFTGANAAGVDAATGDVLLFLNNDMRVDSETVRRLIDALDDQYACIAARVLSWDGKRIDFVGGTSTFEAFGVQERYGKPNATEYLGGGETFFANGGAFAITRRAYLAAGGFDPSFFAYYDDVDLGWRVRAAGYEVRTALDAIVYHRHGGTSRRYPDGQKQYLMQRNALWTVLKNYEARVLRRVLPAALLLAARRVTQDLALVRRTRFAESLRPWLGQSRFRPRRAAPVYDMGPPVAPEARLIADFPVVPFAAAGVALSALPRIAEERAVLQRGRRVPDAVVLPRLGRALEPPGPLNGRTSYRKLHEILLELFEVPRFLRDRPSLLIVTHEALKDQMSGPAIRALEMGRALASVARVTIAAPTGTTLRDGRCSIVPYDENRPIGLGKLAEEADIVLAWGFAFTKFPYLSTLLVPIVVDLYCPFTLEHLEQHGAEMRSGTEARTAQIEHAARQILAVQNHQLGIGDFFICASEQQRDFWIGALHTAGRVNPRTISADASLRALIDVVPFGIPELDADSFEREAARARGVADDEVPRRMLKGVHPAIGPDDTLLLWGGSLLDWQDPHTLIRAVKQLVDGGRRDLKLFFMGTKHPNPAVLPMKVVDSSIQLSRELGLLDTHVLFNDWVPYHDRAAYLLEADLGVSTHLAHLETHFSFRTRMLDYIWARLPIVCTAGDYFSDVVVARGLGRVVPPADVDRLAAAIAALLDDERARAAAAANCAVLAEELRWSRVVEPMRRFCAAPHFAADRARAVVGLRSRLERAYRVSKYVKRTALRLGISERQFEAFKQLAPVRYGMSVRNRLTMFRARRVG encoded by the coding sequence GTGACCGGACCTTCCGTCTCGCTCATTCTCCACGCTGCGCGCTGGCCGGCCCGTGACCGGCTCGAGGCCCTCCGTACGCTCGTCGAGCAGGCCGTCGGCCACACCGTCGACGTCATACGCGCCCATGACGACCCACAGCAGCCGCGCGGCGCAGCCGCACGCATGAACGACGCGGCGCGCGAAGCGCGGGGCACCTGGCTTCTCTTTGCGGATCCGGCGTTCGAATGGACCGCTGCGGATCTGGCGGTGCTCACGGCTGCAACACGGATCAAGGCAGAGCCCCACCTCCTCGTTCTCGCGCCGGCGCATCGGTCCCCGGCGTCCGGCTCTGGATCTCTAGACGATTCCGCCTCTTCTGGTGCGCAAGCGCCCCAGACAGCAGGCCGGCGGAGAGGCACCGCCGAGGCCCAAGCCGACCCGATCCGGCGCCTGTGCGACGCGTACGTCGACACGGTGGCCGGCGTTGCCCATCGCGCCCTCCTCGATCCGCCGCTGTGGACGATGAGCCGTCACACGTTCGACCTCCTCAGCGGCCTCGATGAGCGCATGTGGTCGGTGGGCGTAGTGGCCGATCTCGCTGCGCGGGCACGGGCACGCGGGATCGTCGTGCGTACTGTCGGTCCCATGGGCCGGCAGACTGGCCCCGACGCGTATCCTCTCGCGGCCCACGTGCGCGACTTTCTGACATGGCGAAATCCGCTGATCACCGCCGCCAAGACGATGTCGCGCGATGAGCTGGCAGCGGTGGTCGCCACGAAGACCACTGCGGCGCTGCTGACCGCTTGGCGCGCAGCCGGTATCGATGCAGGCGACTTGCGCTTCGGTGGCCAATGGGGGCGGGAGTCACTTCTTTCACGAGTGCAGGCACGAATCGGCGGCGTGCCCCCGTCGATGCCTTGGCCCGAAGACGAAGCGGCGACCGCCATTCCCCTGCTCGCCCTGCACAGCTTCATGGATGAGCTCGCCGGAGAGGCGTCAGGCGTCAGGGATCAGGCGTCAGGCGTCAGCAATGTAGGCCCGACCTTTAGGTCGGGCGACGCCGACAACGGCGAGCAAAGTGACGACGACGAATCTCGGACATTGCGTCCGCCCGACCTAAAGGTCGGGCCTACACGTGCTCGGGAGACGCTCGCGGCGCGGGTCCCAACGGCGCCTTCCTCGGAGAGCCCGCTCCGTCCGCGCGTCTCCGTCATTGTCGTCAACTGGAATGGCCACGAGTACCTCCGCGACTGCTACGGCTCACTTCGCGAGAGCGACTACCCAGAGGATCGGCTCGAGCTCATCTGTGTGGACAATGGTTCGACGGACGAATCGCGAGCGCTTCTCGGACAGGAGTTCCCGGACGTGCGCCTCGTTCCGCTTCCAGAGAACCGAGGCTTCACCGGCGCCAATGCTGCCGGCGTCGACGCCGCCACGGGCGACGTCCTCCTGTTCCTCAACAACGACATGCGCGTGGACTCGGAGACCGTGCGCCGTCTGATAGACGCCCTCGACGACCAGTACGCGTGCATCGCCGCACGCGTGTTGAGCTGGGACGGCAAGCGCATTGACTTCGTCGGCGGAACGAGCACGTTCGAAGCCTTTGGCGTCCAGGAGCGGTACGGCAAGCCAAATGCGACCGAGTACCTGGGTGGCGGCGAGACGTTCTTCGCCAATGGCGGCGCGTTTGCCATCACGCGCCGGGCGTACCTGGCGGCTGGCGGTTTCGACCCGAGCTTTTTCGCCTATTACGACGACGTCGATCTTGGGTGGCGCGTACGGGCAGCAGGTTACGAGGTTCGCACGGCGCTGGATGCCATCGTGTATCACCGGCACGGCGGCACGTCGAGGCGCTACCCCGACGGGCAGAAGCAGTACCTGATGCAGCGCAACGCGCTCTGGACGGTGCTGAAGAACTATGAGGCTCGCGTCCTGCGCCGTGTCTTGCCCGCTGCCTTGCTCCTGGCCGCTCGCCGCGTCACACAGGATCTCGCGCTCGTGCGCCGTACGCGGTTTGCCGAGTCTCTACGTCCATGGCTCGGCCAAAGCCGCTTCCGGCCCAGACGGGCCGCACCGGTGTACGACATGGGCCCACCGGTCGCGCCCGAAGCGCGACTCATCGCTGATTTTCCCGTCGTGCCGTTTGCGGCGGCGGGTGTCGCGCTCTCGGCGCTGCCGCGCATCGCGGAAGAGCGGGCCGTCTTGCAACGCGGCCGCCGCGTGCCGGATGCGGTTGTCCTACCACGGCTCGGGCGCGCTCTCGAACCGCCGGGGCCGCTCAACGGCCGCACGTCGTACCGAAAGCTGCACGAGATACTCCTCGAGCTCTTCGAAGTCCCGCGCTTCCTCCGCGACCGGCCCAGCCTCCTCATCGTCACTCACGAAGCCTTGAAGGACCAGATGTCCGGGCCGGCCATCCGTGCGCTCGAGATGGGACGCGCGCTCGCGTCGGTCGCGCGGGTCACGATTGCTGCGCCGACCGGAACGACACTCCGCGACGGTCGCTGCTCGATCGTGCCGTACGACGAGAATAGGCCGATCGGCCTGGGCAAGCTCGCCGAGGAGGCGGACATCGTGCTGGCCTGGGGCTTCGCGTTCACGAAGTTCCCATATTTGAGCACGCTGCTGGTTCCTATCGTGGTCGATCTCTACTGCCCATTCACGCTCGAGCACCTCGAGCAGCACGGAGCAGAGATGAGGTCAGGCACGGAGGCGCGCACGGCTCAGATCGAGCACGCTGCGCGTCAGATCCTTGCCGTTCAGAACCATCAGCTCGGTATCGGCGATTTCTTCATCTGCGCGAGTGAGCAGCAGCGCGACTTCTGGATCGGCGCGTTGCACACGGCCGGGCGCGTCAACCCGAGGACGATTTCCGCGGACGCGTCACTGAGAGCGCTCATCGACGTCGTGCCGTTTGGCATCCCCGAGCTCGACGCCGACAGCTTCGAACGGGAGGCAGCCCGTGCACGCGGCGTTGCGGATGATGAGGTGCCTCGCCGCATGCTCAAGGGTGTGCACCCCGCAATCGGGCCGGACGACACGCTCCTGCTCTGGGGCGGCTCGCTGCTCGATTGGCAGGACCCGCACACGCTGATCAGAGCGGTCAAGCAGCTCGTGGACGGGGGCCGGCGCGACCTCAAGCTCTTCTTCATGGGAACCAAGCATCCGAATCCAGCCGTCCTCCCGATGAAGGTCGTCGATTCGAGCATCCAGCTCTCTCGTGAGCTCGGCCTGCTCGACACGCACGTGCTCTTCAACGATTGGGTGCCGTATCACGATCGCGCTGCGTACTTATTGGAAGCGGATCTCGGTGTGAGCACGCACCTCGCCCATCTCGAGACGCACTTCTCGTTTCGCACGCGGATGCTGGATTACATTTGGGCGAGGTTGCCCATTGTCTGCACAGCCGGTGACTATTTCAGCGATGTGGTCGTCGCACGAGGTCTGGGACGCGTCGTACCGCCGGCCGATGTCGACCGGCTCGCCGCCGCCATCGCAGCGCTCCTGGATGACGAGCGGGCGCGGGCCGCCGCCGCCGCCAATTGCGCGGTGCTGGCGGAGGAGCTTCGTTGGTCGCGCGTCGTCGAACCGATGCGACGCTTCTGCGCAGCGCCGCACTTCGCCGCAGATCGGGCAAGGGCCGTCGTGGGCCTGCGATCGCGCCTCGAGCGAGCATATCGGGTCTCGAAGTACGTGAAGCGGACCGCCCTTCGGCTTGGCATCTCCGAGCGTCAGTTCGAAGCCTTCAAGCAGCTGGCACCAGTCCGTTACGGCATGTCGGTTCGCAATCGCCTGACGATGTTCCGCGCTCGGCGAGTGGGGTAA
- a CDS encoding IS630 family transposase, producing the protein MLRHLVRSPSTPQALALRGQIVLAASEGRSNQQIAATLHIPEVTVGKWRRAFALSGLDGLHDAPRSGRPPKHSDKVWQRIQTRVCEQPEAYSRWSVRTLARDLGLPPTTVHEALVSARLQPHRVRTFTFSPDSDFEAKLLDLVGLYLHPPDNAIVLCVDEKSGIQALDRTQPGLPLRATRPRTWTNEYVRHGTQALLAALDIATGRVIGHVKDRRTSANFLRFMNDVVAAFPNRDLHIILDNLNIHKNAAAQRWLKRHPSVHFHHTPTHASWTNLIECFFSILGKQGLSHRVDRSKTSLREFLIEYLTTYNETSGPFTWTKGPEQLRSIIEATKAYQAAHPRKRRRTRKTRGQ; encoded by the coding sequence ATGTTGCGTCACCTGGTCCGGTCGCCGTCGACTCCGCAGGCGCTGGCCCTGCGGGGCCAGATTGTGCTGGCGGCCAGCGAGGGCCGCTCCAACCAACAGATTGCTGCCACGTTGCACATCCCCGAAGTGACCGTCGGCAAGTGGCGCCGCGCGTTTGCCCTCTCCGGCCTGGACGGCTTGCACGACGCGCCGCGGTCGGGGCGCCCGCCGAAACACAGCGACAAGGTGTGGCAGCGGATCCAGACGCGCGTCTGTGAGCAACCGGAGGCGTACAGCCGCTGGAGTGTGCGGACGTTGGCCCGGGATCTCGGGTTGCCGCCCACGACGGTGCATGAGGCGTTGGTGAGCGCCCGGCTGCAGCCCCATCGCGTCCGCACGTTTACCTTCAGTCCCGACTCCGACTTCGAAGCGAAATTGCTCGATCTCGTGGGGCTCTATCTGCATCCGCCAGACAACGCGATCGTCCTGTGCGTCGATGAAAAATCGGGGATTCAGGCGTTGGACCGGACGCAGCCCGGCCTGCCGCTGCGCGCGACGCGTCCCCGGACGTGGACCAATGAATACGTGCGGCATGGCACCCAAGCGCTGCTGGCCGCGCTGGATATCGCCACCGGACGCGTGATTGGGCACGTCAAAGACCGGCGGACCTCCGCGAACTTTCTCCGCTTTATGAACGACGTCGTCGCAGCGTTTCCGAACCGGGATCTCCACATTATTCTCGACAATCTGAACATCCATAAGAACGCCGCGGCCCAACGGTGGCTCAAGCGCCATCCGTCGGTGCATTTCCATCACACGCCAACCCATGCGTCGTGGACCAATCTGATCGAGTGCTTCTTCAGCATCCTGGGAAAGCAGGGCCTCTCCCACCGAGTCGATCGATCAAAAACGTCGCTGCGCGAGTTTCTCATCGAGTATCTGACGACCTACAACGAGACGAGCGGCCCCTTTACCTGGACGAAAGGGCCAGAGCAGTTGCGAAGCATCATTGAGGCCACGAAAGCGTATCAGGCGGCGCATCCCCGGAAGCGCCGCCGCACACGCAAAACACGCGGCCAATAA
- a CDS encoding dTDP-4-amino-4,6-dideoxy-D-glucose ammonia-lyase: protein MTDRQHFIVRRYLTSDGSGDPSSAGPAALREHLVQGFVEQGLVRSRADNGALDRWTRLAFTVIETLARDPFATQAALARDLGVDRDTLRQLNAAISTSDVAQALLTQHGQGAKYWQNTILPMLGTGVVSAVRLKAHRYPLRVGVYPGVSCMFFCTFCGRQHDAKYASDTVPHGNALFSAMLRDAPGDDPHRFYVSGGLEPLTNPGLGEIVAVAADHGAKLSLYTNGFMLTPKLLQKQEGLWRLHTLRISLYGVDHESTTRVTQHPKAFDLVVRNAVEVLRLRNHTGSSLRLGFNFVVLPGHAADVLRLADLIGEINREAGGDRQIDFLTLREDYSVPPTEGLSPAERARLVEIFGELEHRRTRDDLCQLQIDYGYALQALSQGTPGQPLEMVSDAEMRPSGYPQISVVVDLLGDVYLYREAGFLDRPGARRYSIGRVAPSTSLDQVVRDFVESGRTIVPEPGDTKFFDAFDHVVTKLLNQADADAAFGVPFELGPVRQRAVTDPDHALTIAHPTLPPTPVVHSTAAGLDR, encoded by the coding sequence ATGACCGATCGCCAGCACTTCATCGTCCGCCGTTACCTGACGAGTGACGGGAGCGGCGACCCCTCATCAGCAGGTCCGGCAGCGCTTCGAGAGCATCTCGTCCAGGGATTCGTGGAGCAAGGCCTCGTTCGGTCACGGGCCGACAACGGAGCCCTCGATCGATGGACACGCTTGGCGTTCACGGTGATAGAAACGCTCGCCCGTGATCCGTTTGCAACCCAGGCTGCTCTGGCGCGCGATCTCGGCGTCGACCGGGACACGCTGAGACAATTGAACGCGGCGATCTCGACGAGCGATGTGGCGCAGGCGCTGCTCACGCAGCATGGCCAGGGCGCCAAGTACTGGCAGAACACGATCCTGCCGATGCTCGGGACGGGCGTCGTGAGCGCTGTGCGACTGAAGGCGCATCGTTATCCGCTTCGCGTCGGCGTCTATCCCGGTGTCTCTTGCATGTTCTTCTGCACGTTCTGCGGTAGGCAGCATGATGCCAAGTACGCGTCGGATACCGTCCCTCACGGGAATGCGCTCTTCAGCGCCATGCTTCGGGACGCTCCTGGCGACGATCCGCACCGGTTCTATGTGTCCGGCGGCCTCGAGCCCTTGACCAACCCGGGGCTGGGGGAGATCGTGGCCGTGGCTGCCGACCACGGCGCCAAGCTGTCGCTCTATACGAACGGCTTCATGCTGACGCCGAAATTGCTGCAGAAGCAGGAAGGTCTGTGGCGGCTGCACACGCTTCGCATCTCGCTGTACGGCGTCGATCACGAGAGCACGACACGGGTCACGCAACATCCCAAGGCGTTTGATCTCGTCGTACGCAACGCCGTGGAAGTCCTGCGGCTGCGTAACCACACCGGTTCATCCCTTCGCCTCGGATTCAACTTCGTTGTCCTGCCAGGCCACGCCGCTGACGTCCTCCGGCTGGCGGACTTGATCGGCGAGATCAATCGCGAGGCCGGTGGCGATCGCCAGATCGACTTTCTCACGCTGCGTGAGGACTACAGTGTGCCGCCCACCGAGGGCTTGAGCCCCGCCGAGCGGGCGCGCCTCGTCGAGATTTTCGGCGAGCTCGAGCACCGCCGGACACGTGACGATCTGTGCCAGCTGCAGATCGATTATGGCTATGCGCTTCAAGCTCTGAGCCAAGGGACTCCAGGACAGCCGTTGGAGATGGTGAGTGATGCCGAGATGCGGCCATCCGGCTACCCGCAGATCTCCGTGGTGGTCGACTTGCTTGGCGACGTTTATCTGTATCGAGAGGCGGGATTCCTTGACCGTCCTGGGGCTCGCCGCTACTCGATCGGTCGGGTCGCGCCCTCCACCTCTCTCGACCAGGTCGTGCGCGATTTCGTCGAGTCTGGCCGTACGATCGTTCCGGAGCCAGGCGACACGAAGTTCTTCGACGCCTTCGACCACGTGGTCACCAAGCTGTTGAACCAAGCCGATGCGGATGCGGCCTTCGGCGTCCCGTTCGAGCTCGGACCCGTTCGGCAACGTGCCGTGACGGATCCAGACCACGCGCTGACGATCGCTCATCCAACGCTTCCACCGACGCCAGTGGTACACTCGACCGCTGCCGGGCTCGACCGCTAG
- a CDS encoding YfhO family protein: MNDPTSTYPPATVLLTTAAFLLAVGLVRRTDRQHAPPGLSVAALGLAVHALLVCALFAEAVFRGWTLAAPLLLLNTWPWAAYHFDAAPRPPNPMTVDLALQFGPWLEHIRTQLTQATLPLWNPLSGAGEPFVALYQSAVFSPFTLAGALAPSPYGLLAIGVLQLLAGGMGMLLLLRAAGLGLPAILVGSTAWMFNSFTVGWLGWPFASASCLLPWLLWAVHDAIATPNRRRFVLLAVICGLVIVSGHPETVFKMSLVVAAFAVAGLAALPRHRGAAVRLLAGAALSGLLLAAIQVGPFLEYLPETGKLEQRRDLVNASYTPRKTMVVAWVPDFFGPPAGPWRIVSNREGTPTNYLAQLVYPGVAIWLLAAVGVVSCWRRWAVKALAVAAIAAAALKYGAPGFLQLVRHLPTPLPYFSVDIVFCAVALGAWGLDALWRADIRTSEGVSAPGPGATLRVWPAVIVAAAAVMIIGVSLIRERTILQEMSLWPGTLRASAAALVFVGVTLGLIIARRRRWLGRSAFALLLFGCLVIDLVGFGRGYQRLAPATLQYPRVPEIDAIVRDPGLFRVVGLDDTLQPNSHLPFGFASVRTYDGLGGPRRFNALIDRALGVRAELVNMPPSRSPSHVVLDLLNVKYVVGPPDLQLPAPSYERLRVGRAALYRNVDVLPRAFLADRYVVQPSDAAAAQALVDGTVDARHTAILPEEIPASHRPEQDRADADAVAMRHYRADFIELEVSCAKPRLLVLTDLYAPGWSATVDERDVPLFRADVAFRAVPVPAGKHIIRFHYSPRAFRLGAWLSVLTAVALAGVAVSSLRFERR; the protein is encoded by the coding sequence GTGAACGACCCCACGTCGACTTACCCACCCGCCACCGTGCTCCTGACGACAGCCGCGTTCCTTCTCGCGGTCGGTCTCGTTCGCCGTACCGACCGACAGCATGCGCCGCCGGGTCTGAGCGTTGCCGCACTTGGTCTGGCTGTGCACGCCTTGCTCGTGTGCGCGCTGTTCGCAGAAGCCGTCTTTCGCGGTTGGACGCTGGCCGCGCCGTTGCTCCTGCTGAACACGTGGCCCTGGGCTGCCTACCACTTCGACGCTGCTCCGAGGCCGCCCAACCCCATGACCGTCGACCTCGCGCTTCAATTCGGCCCATGGCTCGAGCACATCCGGACGCAGCTCACCCAAGCGACCCTTCCGCTCTGGAACCCCTTGAGCGGCGCCGGCGAGCCATTCGTGGCGTTGTATCAGTCCGCAGTCTTTTCGCCGTTCACGCTCGCCGGCGCGCTTGCACCGTCGCCCTATGGCTTGCTCGCCATCGGCGTGCTCCAGTTGCTCGCCGGCGGCATGGGCATGCTGCTACTCCTTCGCGCCGCCGGTCTCGGTCTACCGGCCATCTTGGTCGGCAGCACAGCATGGATGTTCAATTCCTTCACCGTCGGATGGCTCGGGTGGCCATTCGCGTCCGCCTCTTGTCTCCTGCCTTGGCTCCTCTGGGCCGTGCATGACGCCATAGCCACGCCCAATCGACGCCGCTTCGTTCTGCTCGCCGTGATCTGCGGGCTCGTCATCGTCTCCGGGCATCCGGAAACCGTTTTCAAGATGAGCCTCGTCGTTGCGGCCTTCGCGGTGGCCGGCCTTGCGGCGCTGCCGCGCCATCGTGGCGCGGCAGTGCGACTGCTCGCGGGTGCCGCGCTGTCCGGGCTGCTCCTGGCGGCGATCCAAGTTGGCCCGTTCCTGGAGTACCTGCCGGAGACCGGGAAGCTCGAACAGCGCCGGGATCTCGTCAACGCGTCGTACACACCACGCAAGACGATGGTGGTGGCGTGGGTGCCTGACTTCTTTGGTCCACCCGCCGGACCGTGGAGGATTGTCTCGAACCGAGAGGGAACGCCGACGAACTATCTGGCGCAGCTGGTCTACCCAGGTGTGGCTATTTGGCTGCTCGCGGCCGTGGGTGTGGTGTCCTGCTGGCGTCGCTGGGCCGTCAAGGCGCTGGCCGTCGCCGCCATCGCAGCGGCGGCATTGAAATACGGGGCGCCCGGCTTCCTGCAGCTCGTGCGCCATCTCCCTACGCCCCTGCCGTACTTCAGTGTCGACATCGTCTTTTGTGCGGTCGCGCTCGGAGCGTGGGGGCTCGACGCGCTCTGGCGTGCCGACATTCGCACGAGCGAGGGCGTCTCTGCGCCCGGACCGGGGGCAACGCTTCGCGTGTGGCCGGCGGTAATTGTCGCGGCCGCGGCGGTGATGATCATCGGCGTGTCCCTGATCCGCGAGCGCACCATCCTTCAGGAGATGAGCCTCTGGCCGGGGACGCTCCGTGCCTCCGCCGCCGCCCTCGTGTTCGTTGGCGTCACACTCGGGCTCATCATTGCGCGGCGGCGAAGATGGCTCGGACGGAGCGCATTTGCCTTGCTGCTCTTCGGTTGTCTCGTCATCGACCTCGTGGGCTTTGGCCGGGGCTACCAGCGCCTGGCGCCTGCAACGCTGCAGTATCCCCGCGTGCCCGAGATCGACGCCATTGTACGGGACCCTGGCCTCTTCAGGGTGGTCGGACTCGACGACACGCTCCAACCGAACTCACATCTGCCGTTTGGCTTTGCCTCCGTCCGCACCTATGACGGCCTTGGTGGGCCACGACGCTTCAATGCGCTCATCGACCGTGCGCTTGGCGTGCGCGCTGAGCTGGTCAACATGCCACCGTCGCGATCGCCGAGCCACGTCGTTCTCGACCTCTTGAACGTCAAATACGTGGTCGGGCCGCCCGACCTGCAGCTTCCAGCGCCCTCCTACGAGCGGCTCCGCGTCGGGCGGGCCGCGCTCTATCGAAACGTCGACGTGCTCCCACGCGCGTTCCTTGCGGATCGGTACGTGGTCCAGCCAAGCGATGCGGCCGCCGCGCAGGCGCTCGTGGATGGCACGGTCGACGCGCGGCACACCGCGATCCTACCGGAGGAAATCCCGGCTTCGCATCGGCCGGAGCAGGATCGAGCGGACGCCGATGCCGTCGCCATGCGCCACTATCGCGCTGACTTCATCGAGCTCGAGGTGTCATGTGCCAAGCCGCGGCTCCTGGTCCTGACCGATCTCTACGCGCCCGGCTGGTCGGCAACCGTCGACGAGCGAGACGTTCCACTGTTCCGTGCGGACGTTGCATTTCGGGCCGTCCCGGTGCCTGCCGGCAAGCACATAATTCGTTTCCACTACTCGCCCCGCGCCTTTCGGCTGGGAGCCTGGCTAAGCGTGCTGACGGCAGTGGCACTGGCCGGTGTTGCAGTCTCATCGTTGCGCTTCGAGCGTCGATGA
- a CDS encoding ATP-binding cassette domain-containing protein has product MAITLEGVSKRYSIYVRRAGGLKDKLVGRVMGRPEVKKTLWALRDVSLAAERGTTLGIIGGNGSGKSTLLQIIAGILEADEGRVDVDGRVTSLLELGAGFSPDLSGRENVYLNASLHGVPRHVIDQRFDEIVAFSGLEAFIDSPVRNYSSGMYMRLGFSVAAHLDPEIVLIDEAFAVGDEQFQRKCLRKIQDFKSQGVTILIVSHDLLLIERLCTHVCLLDRGRVRAYGPAADAIARYHQLAAGGDDISSEYRWGTREITITGVRILDEEGHDTRAFKTGDAFRLLISYEATEPVRYPIFGMAVFAEDGTHLTGPNTRMSRYPIPLVDGAGVIEYTVRQLPLLPGQYAISVSAYDESLLHAYDHRNRVVTFTVVESGTAERFGLITFNGQWSLEAHAQVEPHES; this is encoded by the coding sequence GTGGCCATCACCCTCGAGGGCGTGTCGAAGCGCTACAGCATTTATGTCCGTCGGGCGGGTGGGCTGAAGGACAAGCTCGTCGGGCGGGTCATGGGGAGGCCCGAGGTCAAGAAAACGTTATGGGCGCTCCGCGATGTCTCGCTGGCCGCCGAGCGCGGCACGACCCTCGGCATCATCGGCGGCAATGGCTCTGGCAAGAGCACGCTCCTCCAAATCATCGCGGGGATTCTCGAGGCCGACGAGGGACGGGTCGACGTGGATGGTCGTGTGACATCGCTGTTGGAGCTGGGGGCCGGCTTCAGCCCTGATCTGTCCGGCCGCGAGAACGTCTATCTCAATGCCTCTCTGCACGGCGTGCCTCGCCACGTGATTGATCAACGGTTCGACGAGATCGTCGCATTCTCCGGCTTGGAAGCGTTCATCGATTCCCCCGTTCGAAACTACTCGTCCGGCATGTACATGCGCCTTGGTTTCTCGGTTGCCGCACACCTCGACCCGGAAATCGTGCTGATCGACGAAGCGTTCGCCGTGGGCGACGAACAATTCCAGCGTAAGTGCCTGCGCAAGATCCAGGACTTCAAGTCCCAAGGTGTGACCATCCTCATTGTCTCTCACGACCTCTTGCTGATCGAGCGCCTCTGCACCCACGTGTGCCTGCTCGATCGTGGCCGCGTGCGGGCCTACGGGCCGGCGGCGGACGCGATCGCCCGCTATCATCAGCTCGCGGCGGGGGGAGACGATATCTCGAGCGAGTATCGATGGGGCACGCGCGAGATCACCATCACCGGTGTTCGCATCCTGGACGAGGAAGGCCATGACACACGCGCATTCAAGACGGGCGACGCGTTCCGGCTGCTGATCTCCTACGAGGCGACAGAACCGGTGCGCTATCCCATCTTCGGCATGGCGGTATTCGCCGAGGACGGCACGCATCTCACGGGGCCCAATACGCGGATGAGCCGCTATCCCATCCCGCTGGTCGACGGCGCGGGGGTGATTGAATACACCGTGCGCCAACTGCCCCTCCTGCCTGGTCAGTACGCGATCTCGGTGTCGGCGTACGATGAGAGCCTCCTGCATGCCTACGACCATCGCAACCGGGTGGTGACGTTCACCGTCGTCGAGAGCGGCACCGCCGAGCGCTTCGGCCTGATCACGTTCAACGGTCAGTGGTCTCTCGAGGCTCATGCGCAGGTCGAGCCCCATGAGTCCTAA